Proteins found in one Candidatus Reconcilbacillus cellulovorans genomic segment:
- a CDS encoding cell division protein DivIVA, with amino-acid sequence MEERMKYFTVEEANSLLPALDRDIRELQRIKREFAEKFARLRALRQANSAASADGDPFFELECELEFLQLEARTYIRSIGLKGAQLKDIDMGLVDFPARLNGRDVLLCWKQGEPRVMHYHGWDEGYAGRKPLEPPPGDGE; translated from the coding sequence ATGGAAGAGCGAATGAAATATTTTACTGTAGAAGAAGCCAACTCCCTGTTGCCTGCGCTCGACCGCGACATCCGCGAGCTGCAGCGAATCAAGCGGGAGTTTGCGGAGAAGTTCGCCCGTCTGCGCGCGTTGCGGCAGGCGAACAGTGCGGCCTCGGCCGACGGCGATCCGTTTTTCGAGCTGGAATGCGAACTGGAGTTTTTGCAGCTGGAAGCGCGGACGTATATCCGATCGATCGGGCTGAAAGGCGCGCAGCTCAAGGATATCGACATGGGGCTCGTCGATTTTCCCGCCCGACTGAACGGGCGCGACGTTCTGCTCTGCTGGAAGCAGGGTGAGCCGCGCGTGATGCATTATCACGGGTGGGACGAAGGATACGCCGGGCGGAAACCGCTCGAGCCGCCGCCCGGGGACGGGGAGTGA